In a genomic window of Gossypium arboreum isolate Shixiya-1 chromosome 7, ASM2569848v2, whole genome shotgun sequence:
- the LOC108459150 gene encoding myosin-binding protein 2 isoform X2, translated as MAAGNKFARFLHKHTSKITVILVYAVLEWILIFLLLLNSFFTYLITKFANYFGLKPPCPWCSRVDHVLEPNNNNSSNSYRDLVCDKHGSEISKLSYCSSHGKLAETHLMCEECLASRPTPSDGKSIGMARRIAFISWVSGDPKLDNGEKVVPCSCCNGTKLHPPYFLFKPSWGALDCAEKGSLIIQAIEDDDDNDGSESDQCKDGEDMIEIKLNNQDDDDDDDDQNDQRAKTEHQVLFEKDVHEDDRSDAINIAEKHFSSATSGIVEPCFAGDYMLDFINLHHQKCVSDRLFPVELIDLSTSASHFSEKQDNGSETSDSSNEETPLHAIDEIAETITCPREAENLELDHQLEKNDLNLMAERPISETKLLSTQDSDLPLVQVSDPSLQCLREDGFSTFKDQAKGVDGPESSKTQILGFTLGTHEEKSTMDENGERTNASLSVHTDCNNNEAEEEKFPDTPTSSHQDRSVVTAMESGDPVRTIERLKTSLKAERKALSALYAELEEERSASAIAANQTMAMITRLQEEKAAMQMEALQYQRMMEEQSEYDQEALQLLNELMIKREKEKEELEKELEVYRKKVLYYEAKEKTRIMRISKDGSLGSGKSSAACSYAEDSDELSIDLNREAKDEDSSFSGNQESSSDAVGNLEEMALDCVNHVSALDESLTEFEEERLSILDQLKALEDKLLTMGDDQFMEDLKSIQNSFDGLDEKNDLRSKEGNEFSKETSCGKTMASMAKSLLPFLDAADNGTEEGTMYGKQGESDSEPVVMQTYPGPELELDPKKLAIEEEVDHVYERLQALEEDKEFLKNCMSSIKKGDKGMDLLQEILQHLRDLRAVELRTRTLCGDVQG; from the exons ATGGCTGCTGGCAACAAGTTCGCTAGATTTTTGCATAAACACACCAGCAAAATCACTGTTATTTTAGTCTACGCTGTGCTTGAATGGATCCTCATCTTCCTCCTTTTACTCAACTCTTTCTTCACTTACTTGATTACTAAGTTTGCCAATTATTTTGGCCTTAAACCTCCTTGTCCCTGGTGTTCTAGAGTTGACCATGTCCTGGAGCCCAACAACAACAACTCCTCAAACTCTTACAGGGATCTTGTCTGTGACAAACATGGTTCCGAGATTTCCAAATTGAGTTACTGTTCAAGTCATGGGAAACTAGCGGAAACACATCTGATGTGTGAGGAATGCTTGGCTTCTAGGCCAACGCCTAGTGACGGTAAATCCATTGGAATGGCAAGGAGGATTGCTTTCATTTCATGGGTGAGTGGTGATCCCAAGCTTGACAATGGTGAAAAGGTTGTCCCTTGTTCTTGCTGCAATGGCACCAAACTTCATCCTCCATATTTCCTATTCAAGCCTAGTTGGGGTGCTTTGGATTGTGCAGAAAAAGGAAGTTTGATAATACAAGCAATCGAAGATGATGATGATAACGATGGCAGTGAAAGCGATCAGTGCAAAGATGGTGAGGATATGATTGAGATTAAACTCAACAACCAAGATGACGACGATGATGATGACGACCAAAACGATCAAAGGGCTAAAACTGAGCATCAGGTGCTTTTTGAAAAAGATGTACATGAAGATGACAGATCAGACGCCATCAATATTGCAGAGAAGCATTTCAGTAGTGCCACAAGTGGAATCGTTGAACCTTGTTTTGCTGGAGATTATATGCTAGACTTCATTAATCTGCATCATCAGAAATGTGTTTCAGATCGCTTATTTCCTGTtgaattaattgatttatcaacaTCTGCAAGCCATTTCTCAGAAAAGCAAGATAATGGAAGTGAAACTAGTGATTCTTCTAATGAAGAGACACCATTACATGCTATTGATGAGATTGCAGAGACTATTACCTGTCCCAGGGAGGCTGAAAACCTGGAGCTAG ATCATCAACTAGAAAAGAATGATCTTAATCTAATGGCTGAGCGACCAATTTCCGAGACCAAATTGTTAAGCACTCAAGACTCTGATCTGCCTCTAGTTCAAGTGTCAGATCCTTCATTGCAATGCTTACGAGAAGATGGCTTTTCAACATTTAAGGATCAAGCTAAAGGTGTTGATGGTCCTGAATCAAGCAAGACTC AGATTCTTGGTTTTACACTAGGTACACATGAAGAGAAGAGCACAATGGATGAGAACGGAGAAAGGACAAACGCTTCTTTATCGGTTCATACGGATTGTAACAACAACGAAGCAGAGGAGGAAAAGTTCCCTGACACTCCAACTTCATCACACCAAG ATAGGAGTGTAGTAACTGCGATGGAAAGTGGTGATCCGGTTCGAACCATTGAAAGGCTGAAAACTTCCTTAAAAGCTGAAAGAAAGGCATTGAGTGCTTTATATGCAGAGCTTGAAGAAGAGAGGAGTGCCTCTGCAATTGCTGCAAATCAGACAATGGCCATGATAACACGGCTTCAAGAGGAGAAGGCGGCAATGCAAATGGAAGCTTTGCAGTACCAGAGGATGATGGAAGAACAGTCTGAATATGACCAAGAGGCCCTTCAACTACTAAATGAGCTTATGATCAAACGAGAGAAGGAGAAGGAAGAACTCGAGAAAGAATTGGAAGTATACCGAAAGAAGGTTCTCTATTATGAGGCCAAAGAAAAGACGAGGATAATGAGGATAAGCAAAGATGGAAGCTTGGGAAGTGGGAAATCTTCGGCTGCTTGTAGCTATGCGGAGGATAGCGACGAGCTATCCATAGACCTGAATCGTGAAGCCAAGGATGAAGATAGCAGCTTCTCTGGCAACCAAGAAAGCAGCAGTGATGCAGTTGGTAACTTGGAAGAAATGGCACTGGATTGTGTAAACCATGTAAGTGCCCTTGATGAATCGTTGACAGAATTCGAGGAAGAGAGGCTGTCCATCCTGGATCAGCTTAAGGCATTGGAAGATAAGTTACTAACTATGGGGGATGATCAATTCATGGAGGACttgaaatcaattcagaattcCTTTGATGGTCTTGATGAGAAGAATGACCTGCGCAGCAAAGAAGGTAAtgaattttcaaaagaaacaagtTGTGGCAAAACAATGGCTTCCATGGCAAAGAGTCTCCTTCCTTTCCTGGATGCAGCTGATAACGGGACTGAAGAAGGAACTATGTATGGAAAACAAGGAGAATCTGATTCTGAACCGGTAGTAATGCAGACATATCCTGGTCCAGAACTGGAGTTGGACCCCAAGAAACTTGCAATTGAAGAGGAGGTGGATCATGTTTATGAGAGGCTACAAGCACTTGAAGAAGACAAGGAATTTCTCAAGAACTGCATGAGTTCCATAAAGAAAGGAGACAAAGGGATGGATCTCCTCCAAGAAATCCTGCAACATCTCCGAGATCTGAGAGCCGTCGAACTCCGAACAAGGACCTTGTGTGGTGATGTGCAAGGGTGA
- the LOC108459150 gene encoding myosin-binding protein 3 isoform X1 produces the protein MAAGNKFARFLHKHTSKITVILVYAVLEWILIFLLLLNSFFTYLITKFANYFGLKPPCPWCSRVDHVLEPNNNNSSNSYRDLVCDKHGSEISKLSYCSSHGKLAETHLMCEECLASRPTPSDGKSIGMARRIAFISWVSGDPKLDNGEKVVPCSCCNGTKLHPPYFLFKPSWGALDCAEKGSLIIQAIEDDDDNDGSESDQCKDGEDMIEIKLNNQDDDDDDDDQNDQRAKTEHQVLFEKDVHEDDRSDAINIAEKHFSSATSGIVEPCFAGDYMLDFINLHHQKCVSDRLFPVELIDLSTSASHFSEKQDNGSETSDSSNEETPLHAIDEIAETITCPREAENLELDHQLEKNDLNLMAERPISETKLLSTQDSDLPLVQVSDPSLQCLREDGFSTFKDQAKGVDGPESSKTQILGFTLGTHEEKSTMDENGERTNASLSVHTDCNNNEAEEEKFPDTPTSSHQGMHYLHNKLLFFEKRESGIEVSLDRSVVTAMESGDPVRTIERLKTSLKAERKALSALYAELEEERSASAIAANQTMAMITRLQEEKAAMQMEALQYQRMMEEQSEYDQEALQLLNELMIKREKEKEELEKELEVYRKKVLYYEAKEKTRIMRISKDGSLGSGKSSAACSYAEDSDELSIDLNREAKDEDSSFSGNQESSSDAVGNLEEMALDCVNHVSALDESLTEFEEERLSILDQLKALEDKLLTMGDDQFMEDLKSIQNSFDGLDEKNDLRSKEGNEFSKETSCGKTMASMAKSLLPFLDAADNGTEEGTMYGKQGESDSEPVVMQTYPGPELELDPKKLAIEEEVDHVYERLQALEEDKEFLKNCMSSIKKGDKGMDLLQEILQHLRDLRAVELRTRTLCGDVQG, from the exons ATGGCTGCTGGCAACAAGTTCGCTAGATTTTTGCATAAACACACCAGCAAAATCACTGTTATTTTAGTCTACGCTGTGCTTGAATGGATCCTCATCTTCCTCCTTTTACTCAACTCTTTCTTCACTTACTTGATTACTAAGTTTGCCAATTATTTTGGCCTTAAACCTCCTTGTCCCTGGTGTTCTAGAGTTGACCATGTCCTGGAGCCCAACAACAACAACTCCTCAAACTCTTACAGGGATCTTGTCTGTGACAAACATGGTTCCGAGATTTCCAAATTGAGTTACTGTTCAAGTCATGGGAAACTAGCGGAAACACATCTGATGTGTGAGGAATGCTTGGCTTCTAGGCCAACGCCTAGTGACGGTAAATCCATTGGAATGGCAAGGAGGATTGCTTTCATTTCATGGGTGAGTGGTGATCCCAAGCTTGACAATGGTGAAAAGGTTGTCCCTTGTTCTTGCTGCAATGGCACCAAACTTCATCCTCCATATTTCCTATTCAAGCCTAGTTGGGGTGCTTTGGATTGTGCAGAAAAAGGAAGTTTGATAATACAAGCAATCGAAGATGATGATGATAACGATGGCAGTGAAAGCGATCAGTGCAAAGATGGTGAGGATATGATTGAGATTAAACTCAACAACCAAGATGACGACGATGATGATGACGACCAAAACGATCAAAGGGCTAAAACTGAGCATCAGGTGCTTTTTGAAAAAGATGTACATGAAGATGACAGATCAGACGCCATCAATATTGCAGAGAAGCATTTCAGTAGTGCCACAAGTGGAATCGTTGAACCTTGTTTTGCTGGAGATTATATGCTAGACTTCATTAATCTGCATCATCAGAAATGTGTTTCAGATCGCTTATTTCCTGTtgaattaattgatttatcaacaTCTGCAAGCCATTTCTCAGAAAAGCAAGATAATGGAAGTGAAACTAGTGATTCTTCTAATGAAGAGACACCATTACATGCTATTGATGAGATTGCAGAGACTATTACCTGTCCCAGGGAGGCTGAAAACCTGGAGCTAG ATCATCAACTAGAAAAGAATGATCTTAATCTAATGGCTGAGCGACCAATTTCCGAGACCAAATTGTTAAGCACTCAAGACTCTGATCTGCCTCTAGTTCAAGTGTCAGATCCTTCATTGCAATGCTTACGAGAAGATGGCTTTTCAACATTTAAGGATCAAGCTAAAGGTGTTGATGGTCCTGAATCAAGCAAGACTC AGATTCTTGGTTTTACACTAGGTACACATGAAGAGAAGAGCACAATGGATGAGAACGGAGAAAGGACAAACGCTTCTTTATCGGTTCATACGGATTGTAACAACAACGAAGCAGAGGAGGAAAAGTTCCCTGACACTCCAACTTCATCACACCAAGGTATGCATTACTTGCATAATAAATTGCTATTCTTCGAGAAAAGAGAATCGGGTATTGAGGTGTCTTTAGATAGGAGTGTAGTAACTGCGATGGAAAGTGGTGATCCGGTTCGAACCATTGAAAGGCTGAAAACTTCCTTAAAAGCTGAAAGAAAGGCATTGAGTGCTTTATATGCAGAGCTTGAAGAAGAGAGGAGTGCCTCTGCAATTGCTGCAAATCAGACAATGGCCATGATAACACGGCTTCAAGAGGAGAAGGCGGCAATGCAAATGGAAGCTTTGCAGTACCAGAGGATGATGGAAGAACAGTCTGAATATGACCAAGAGGCCCTTCAACTACTAAATGAGCTTATGATCAAACGAGAGAAGGAGAAGGAAGAACTCGAGAAAGAATTGGAAGTATACCGAAAGAAGGTTCTCTATTATGAGGCCAAAGAAAAGACGAGGATAATGAGGATAAGCAAAGATGGAAGCTTGGGAAGTGGGAAATCTTCGGCTGCTTGTAGCTATGCGGAGGATAGCGACGAGCTATCCATAGACCTGAATCGTGAAGCCAAGGATGAAGATAGCAGCTTCTCTGGCAACCAAGAAAGCAGCAGTGATGCAGTTGGTAACTTGGAAGAAATGGCACTGGATTGTGTAAACCATGTAAGTGCCCTTGATGAATCGTTGACAGAATTCGAGGAAGAGAGGCTGTCCATCCTGGATCAGCTTAAGGCATTGGAAGATAAGTTACTAACTATGGGGGATGATCAATTCATGGAGGACttgaaatcaattcagaattcCTTTGATGGTCTTGATGAGAAGAATGACCTGCGCAGCAAAGAAGGTAAtgaattttcaaaagaaacaagtTGTGGCAAAACAATGGCTTCCATGGCAAAGAGTCTCCTTCCTTTCCTGGATGCAGCTGATAACGGGACTGAAGAAGGAACTATGTATGGAAAACAAGGAGAATCTGATTCTGAACCGGTAGTAATGCAGACATATCCTGGTCCAGAACTGGAGTTGGACCCCAAGAAACTTGCAATTGAAGAGGAGGTGGATCATGTTTATGAGAGGCTACAAGCACTTGAAGAAGACAAGGAATTTCTCAAGAACTGCATGAGTTCCATAAAGAAAGGAGACAAAGGGATGGATCTCCTCCAAGAAATCCTGCAACATCTCCGAGATCTGAGAGCCGTCGAACTCCGAACAAGGACCTTGTGTGGTGATGTGCAAGGGTGA
- the LOC108459150 gene encoding myosin-binding protein 3 isoform X3, producing the protein MAAGNKFARFLHKHTSKITVILVYAVLEWILIFLLLLNSFFTYLITKFANYFGLKPPCPWCSRVDHVLEPNNNNSSNSYRDLVCDKHGSEISKLSYCSSHGKLAETHLMCEECLASRPTPSDGKSIGMARRIAFISWVSGDPKLDNGEKVVPCSCCNGTKLHPPYFLFKPSWGALDCAEKGSLIIQAIEDDDDNDGSESDQCKDGEDMIEIKLNNQDDDDDDDDQNDQRAKTEHQVLFEKDVHEDDRSDAINIAEKHFSSATSGIVEPCFAGDYMLDFINLHHQKCVSDRLFPVELIDLSTSASHFSEKQDNGSETSDSSNEETPLHAIDEIAETITCPREAENLELDHQLEKNDLNLMAERPISETKLLSTQDSDLPLVQVSDPSLQCLREDGFSTFKDQAKGVDGPESSKTQILGFTLGTHEEKSTMDENGERTNASLSVHTDCNNNEAEEEKFPDTPTSSHQELEEERSASAIAANQTMAMITRLQEEKAAMQMEALQYQRMMEEQSEYDQEALQLLNELMIKREKEKEELEKELEVYRKKVLYYEAKEKTRIMRISKDGSLGSGKSSAACSYAEDSDELSIDLNREAKDEDSSFSGNQESSSDAVGNLEEMALDCVNHVSALDESLTEFEEERLSILDQLKALEDKLLTMGDDQFMEDLKSIQNSFDGLDEKNDLRSKEGNEFSKETSCGKTMASMAKSLLPFLDAADNGTEEGTMYGKQGESDSEPVVMQTYPGPELELDPKKLAIEEEVDHVYERLQALEEDKEFLKNCMSSIKKGDKGMDLLQEILQHLRDLRAVELRTRTLCGDVQG; encoded by the exons ATGGCTGCTGGCAACAAGTTCGCTAGATTTTTGCATAAACACACCAGCAAAATCACTGTTATTTTAGTCTACGCTGTGCTTGAATGGATCCTCATCTTCCTCCTTTTACTCAACTCTTTCTTCACTTACTTGATTACTAAGTTTGCCAATTATTTTGGCCTTAAACCTCCTTGTCCCTGGTGTTCTAGAGTTGACCATGTCCTGGAGCCCAACAACAACAACTCCTCAAACTCTTACAGGGATCTTGTCTGTGACAAACATGGTTCCGAGATTTCCAAATTGAGTTACTGTTCAAGTCATGGGAAACTAGCGGAAACACATCTGATGTGTGAGGAATGCTTGGCTTCTAGGCCAACGCCTAGTGACGGTAAATCCATTGGAATGGCAAGGAGGATTGCTTTCATTTCATGGGTGAGTGGTGATCCCAAGCTTGACAATGGTGAAAAGGTTGTCCCTTGTTCTTGCTGCAATGGCACCAAACTTCATCCTCCATATTTCCTATTCAAGCCTAGTTGGGGTGCTTTGGATTGTGCAGAAAAAGGAAGTTTGATAATACAAGCAATCGAAGATGATGATGATAACGATGGCAGTGAAAGCGATCAGTGCAAAGATGGTGAGGATATGATTGAGATTAAACTCAACAACCAAGATGACGACGATGATGATGACGACCAAAACGATCAAAGGGCTAAAACTGAGCATCAGGTGCTTTTTGAAAAAGATGTACATGAAGATGACAGATCAGACGCCATCAATATTGCAGAGAAGCATTTCAGTAGTGCCACAAGTGGAATCGTTGAACCTTGTTTTGCTGGAGATTATATGCTAGACTTCATTAATCTGCATCATCAGAAATGTGTTTCAGATCGCTTATTTCCTGTtgaattaattgatttatcaacaTCTGCAAGCCATTTCTCAGAAAAGCAAGATAATGGAAGTGAAACTAGTGATTCTTCTAATGAAGAGACACCATTACATGCTATTGATGAGATTGCAGAGACTATTACCTGTCCCAGGGAGGCTGAAAACCTGGAGCTAG ATCATCAACTAGAAAAGAATGATCTTAATCTAATGGCTGAGCGACCAATTTCCGAGACCAAATTGTTAAGCACTCAAGACTCTGATCTGCCTCTAGTTCAAGTGTCAGATCCTTCATTGCAATGCTTACGAGAAGATGGCTTTTCAACATTTAAGGATCAAGCTAAAGGTGTTGATGGTCCTGAATCAAGCAAGACTC AGATTCTTGGTTTTACACTAGGTACACATGAAGAGAAGAGCACAATGGATGAGAACGGAGAAAGGACAAACGCTTCTTTATCGGTTCATACGGATTGTAACAACAACGAAGCAGAGGAGGAAAAGTTCCCTGACACTCCAACTTCATCACACCAAG AGCTTGAAGAAGAGAGGAGTGCCTCTGCAATTGCTGCAAATCAGACAATGGCCATGATAACACGGCTTCAAGAGGAGAAGGCGGCAATGCAAATGGAAGCTTTGCAGTACCAGAGGATGATGGAAGAACAGTCTGAATATGACCAAGAGGCCCTTCAACTACTAAATGAGCTTATGATCAAACGAGAGAAGGAGAAGGAAGAACTCGAGAAAGAATTGGAAGTATACCGAAAGAAGGTTCTCTATTATGAGGCCAAAGAAAAGACGAGGATAATGAGGATAAGCAAAGATGGAAGCTTGGGAAGTGGGAAATCTTCGGCTGCTTGTAGCTATGCGGAGGATAGCGACGAGCTATCCATAGACCTGAATCGTGAAGCCAAGGATGAAGATAGCAGCTTCTCTGGCAACCAAGAAAGCAGCAGTGATGCAGTTGGTAACTTGGAAGAAATGGCACTGGATTGTGTAAACCATGTAAGTGCCCTTGATGAATCGTTGACAGAATTCGAGGAAGAGAGGCTGTCCATCCTGGATCAGCTTAAGGCATTGGAAGATAAGTTACTAACTATGGGGGATGATCAATTCATGGAGGACttgaaatcaattcagaattcCTTTGATGGTCTTGATGAGAAGAATGACCTGCGCAGCAAAGAAGGTAAtgaattttcaaaagaaacaagtTGTGGCAAAACAATGGCTTCCATGGCAAAGAGTCTCCTTCCTTTCCTGGATGCAGCTGATAACGGGACTGAAGAAGGAACTATGTATGGAAAACAAGGAGAATCTGATTCTGAACCGGTAGTAATGCAGACATATCCTGGTCCAGAACTGGAGTTGGACCCCAAGAAACTTGCAATTGAAGAGGAGGTGGATCATGTTTATGAGAGGCTACAAGCACTTGAAGAAGACAAGGAATTTCTCAAGAACTGCATGAGTTCCATAAAGAAAGGAGACAAAGGGATGGATCTCCTCCAAGAAATCCTGCAACATCTCCGAGATCTGAGAGCCGTCGAACTCCGAACAAGGACCTTGTGTGGTGATGTGCAAGGGTGA